DNA sequence from the Sandaracinaceae bacterium genome:
GCGTCGTGAGGTCCCGAGGACAAAGCTGAACATGAACTCCCCATCACTCCCATTGGTCCCGCGCCCGCTCGTCTCCCTCGCCGCCCTGATCGCGATGGCCAGCTGTTCCTCGCCGACCGGGCAGCCGCTCGGCGGCCCCGCGCCGCTCACCTACGACGCAGCGCCCCAGCCGCCATCCATCCTGCGCGACGTGGCCAGGGTGAACGACGAGCAGGAGTGGAACGGCCCGCACGTCCCCGGGCTGCGCACCACCATGGACGGCCGGGTCGCGCTCCGGGTGCAGGGCGGACCGTCCACGCTCGGGTTCTACCTCTTCGTCCCGGAGGCCCTCGACGAGCCCATCCTCACGGGCCCGTCGGGCCCACGGATGCTGGCGAGCGCCACCCCCCTCGAGGTCACGCTGCCGCCTGCGGCCGAGCCGGGGCTGTACCGGGTGGGACACCACACCATCTGCGACCCCACGGAGGAGTTTCCGGTGCCGGGTGAGCGGCCCAACCCGTACCCCTGCGGCACGGACCTCGCGAACGACTGCTACGACTTCACGGTCATCAGCTCCATCTCGGTGCCCCTGATCACGCTGTACATCTGGGGCACCCCGGTCACCGTCGAGGTGGCGTCGCCCAAGACGGCGCAGGCCAACATCGTCCGCGTGGAGCTGGGGACCTCCGTCCGAGGAGCCGAGATCTCCAACTCGCCCGAGCTCGCCGAGGTGGCCGTGACCATGGACGGGCGGCTTCTCACCGGGCGGCTCGGCGGCGCCAACCGCTACTGGACCAACCCGCAAACGGGCGAGCAGCTCACGCGCCCGTACGACCTGGTCTACTCCGTGCTCCCCGACGACGCCGACCCGTGCGACGTGACGCGCTGGACCGACTTCCACCCGATGACCCACGCGCCCTTCGACCCGAACATGACGCGCTACGGCCTCGCGGCGTACCCGTTCCGCGACAGCGAAGGAGAGCTGCTCGGCGATGGCGAGGACATGGGCGGCAGCTACCCGTGGGTGGACCGCGAAGGCGCCAACGTCTTCATGACCGGCGTGCCCGGCGTCATCACGGAGCAGTCCGAGGAAGACTACCCACGGCGCTGCGTGGTCGCGGGCTGTGAAGAGCTGGAGTACGAGCGGGACTTCGATCGAGGCTTCCTGGTCGCGGGCCTCTGGACGCACGGCAAGCTCGTCCACCTCGACGCGCTCATCAACAACGTGGACTGGTCGGTGGGCGTGCGCCCCGACACCCACTACCTGGTGGACCTCTACCGAGACGACGCGGGCGATCCGGTGTCCGTGCGCTTCGGATCGGGCCGCGGGTTCGATGCCCAGATCCCCGGGTACCCCGGCAACGCCAACATCCTCGACTCGTTCCAGGCGATGCTGAACCACCGCCCGGCCGCGCGCACCATCACGCCCCGCGACGTCGTGTGGATCATGAACACCGGCGTGGCCACCGACGAGGTGGTGTTCGACGACTTCTTGGATCCGCGCGCGTACATCGTGTCCAACATGCAGGCGTCGGTCACCCAGGTGCGCGAGGACCGCGGCCGAGGCCCCGCGACCACGGGGGTGCCCATCCACTGGAACGGCCAGAAGCGCAGGCTCGGCTTGAACCTGGGCATCAGCAACCAGCGCAGCTACACCATCATCCCCGGCGAGCAGGTGGACGTGCACATCCAGAACGCGGCCACCTCGCTGGTGTTGCCTGTGCCCGCCTATGGCGTGGTGGAGGCAGGCACCGGCCGCTCGGAGCCGGTGGCGCTCGGCGGGTTCTACGGCCGCGGCTTCTGGCTGGATGGTGACAACCGCATTCGCTACGCCACGCCCGCGCAGCCCGAGCCGACCACGGACGACTGGTACGTGGGATTGTTCGTCGACCCGCGCACCACCGAGGGCGCCACCCGCGCGCTGATCTCGTTCCCCGACGGGACGTCCGTGCGCCTCGTGGACCGGCAGACGCTGCAGTACGTGTTCAACGAGCGCGTGGAGCACGAAGTGGCGCTCCCGCCTCACGACACCGGCTGGATTCACCTCGGGTGGCACGTGCGTCGCGACCACCGCGAGCTGACGTTGCTGGTCGATGGATTCCCGTTGGATCGCTTCGAGCCCACGCGGCCGTACTTCGGCGTCCCGGAAGGCGAGCTGTTCCTCGGTCGCGGCCCGGACCGCCGCTCGGGGGACCGCGACGCGGGCGTGCGCGGCTGGGTGGACGACTTCAAGGTGCTCGCTCACGCCGTGGACGCCGAGGTGGCTTGCAACCACGCGGGTGGCACCCTGGTGCAGCTCGGCGGCGACGTGCTCGGGGCCCAGGCCGACCGCTACCCCGCCTGGGCGCACGCCGAGGTGGCTGCGGCCGCCGGGCGCCCCGAGGGAGCGCGCTATGCCTGCTTCCACGACTACAGCGCCGACAACGCCGCCACCCTGGCGAGCATCCCCGCGGGCACCGAGTCCATCCGCGACGCGATCATCTTCCCCGAGGGGCCCCTGCGTGCCGGCGTGCCGCGCCCGGACTCGTCCAGCAATGCGTTCTGCCTGAGCTGCCACAGCGCCGCCGGCATCGGCAGCATGGGGCTCGCTGCCCTCGAGGCTCGGCCTGGCGTCCTGCTCGAAGACGACCCGCGCCGTCAGCCCCACCAGCCTCCTCGGCGGGTGTTCGGCAACATCCCGGCGGGGTGGATCCCTCCGGGGAGTGGCCCCGGGAGCCCCGCCGAGGCGTTCCGCGCGCCGCCCGAGGGCGTGCTCATCGACGAGTGGGTGCTCCCTTGACGCTGGCGAGCTGCTCGAGCTCACGACTCCTGGTCAGTGTGTTTCTGGGCGTCGTGTGGGTGGGCTGCGCGAGCCCTCTGCAGCCCGCGGACTTGGTGCTCACGGGTGGCACCATCCACACCGTCGCAGAGGCCATGCCGCGCGCCACCACGGTCGCCATCCGCGACGGCGAGATCGTCTACGTGGGCGATGCGGATGGTGTGGAGCGCTTCGTCGGCCCCGAGACCGAGACGGTGGACCTCGGCGGACGGCTGGTGCTTCCGGGGTTCATCGATACGCACGCTCACCCCGTGCAGGCGGCCGGGCTGGCCTATGCACTGCGGGTGTCGTCGTCGGTGAGTCCGGCGGACGTCGTGCTCCAGGTGGAGGCCTATGCGGCCCGCTACCCCGACCGCGCCTTCGTGCTCGGCTTCGGCTTCGACGAGACCGCGTTCGGGCCCGACGGACCACGCCGGGAGATGCTCGACAGCGTGGTCTCGGACCGCCCCGTCATCCTCATCGACCAGGGCGGCCACAGCGCTTGGGTCAACTCCGCCGCGCTCGCGGAGTTCGGCATCGACGCGTCCACCCCCGACCCCATCCCGGGGCGACACTACTACCAGCGCGATCCCGACGGCACGCCCACCGGCTGGTTGGTCGAGTCCCAGGCCTACATGCCCCACCTCGCCGCGCTCGGGGCCTTCGACGCGACGGCCGCCGCGAGGCCCAACAACCTGGTCTATGGGCTCTTCTCCAGCGTGGGCATCACCACGGTCTACGACGCGGGGATGTCCTCCTTCGAAGCCGAGGCTCTCGAGGCGCTCGCCGACATGGATCGGCGGGGCCTGCTCCCCTTTCGCGTGGTGGCCTCGCATCAGATTCAGCACCCCGACCAGGTCGCCTCCGCCATCGAGCGCTTCGCGGAGCTGCGCAGCACCTTCGACGGCGACCTTCTGCACATGGGCATGATCAAGATCCACAACGACGGCACCACCGAGGCGCGCACCGCAGCCTACTTGGAGCCGTACACCGACGTGCCCAGCTCGTCGGGCGCGGTTCTGCTCGACCCGAGCGTGCTGAACCCGTTCGTGGTCGCCATCGACCGCGCCGGCATCGACGTCCACATCCACGCGATCGGTGACAGGGCGGTGCGTGAGGCGTTGGACGCCATCGCGCTCGCTCGCGCCGAGAACCCCGACGCGGACACGCGCCACACGCTGGCCCACGTCGAGCAGATCACGGACGCCGACGTGCCACGCTTCGCGGCGCTCGACGTCACGGCCCAGACCACGCCGTACTGGTACTCCTCCGACTACGCGGGCCAGGAGCTCGTCATCGGTCCCGAGCGCATGATGCGCCTCTACCGCCTCCAGGAGCTCATCGAGTCCGGAGCGCGCGTGACCTACGGCAGCGACTTCCCCGCCACGGGGGAGGAGCTCCTGTCCATGAGCCCCCTCTGGAACATCGAAGCGGGTGCCACGCGCCAGGCCATCGGCGATCCGAGCGCGCCGATCCTGGGCGGTGTCGGCGCGCGCACGAGCGTGGAGGACATGGTGCGTGGCTACACCCTCGACGCGGCCCACCAGCTCCACATGGAAGATCAGGTGGGCTCCCTCGAGGTGGGCAAGCGCGCGGACCTGGTGGTGCTCGCCGGCAACATCTTCGAGCTGCCCCTCCACGAGATTCACCAGACCGGGGTGGACGCCACCATGGTGGATGGCGAGGTCGTGTCAGGGTCGCTGCCCTAGCGCCGGGCTCAGTTCTCGACCAGCTCGGACTCCACCACCATGTCGAGCACGTAGGCCACCGACGACCCATCGGCCGGGGGGTTGGCCACACGGTAGCGCAGCACGCGCACCACGTTGCGGGTGCCCGGCTCGTGGGTGTAGCCCTCGATGTCCTGGTAGAGGAACTCCCACTCGCCGTGCTCCACCTGGAGGCCGTTGTCGTCGTAGCGGACCTCGCGGATGTGCAGGCACTGGTAGTCCGGCATCATGGCGTGGTGGCAGGCCACGCGCTGCGGGGCCACCTCGAAGAACACGCGCTCGCCCGCGGTGCCGAAGCGCGTGTCGGCGGTGGGCTCGCCGCGGAAGCGCAGCGTGTCGCCCTCTGGGGTGGTCAGCACCAGCACGTCGTCGGCTTCGAGCTGCAGCGTGCCGCCTCCGCCGAGCACGCCCGCGATCGCGCTCTCGGCGCGCATGAGCGGCTCTTCGCAGGCCATCTCGGTCTGCATCAGCCCACCCACCGAGAACGCGCCGTCCGCCACGCTGAAGCTGCCGCCCATGCGGTTGCAGGCGTTCGAGACCGACACGCGGCCGTCGGTGAAGTCCAGCGTCACGGGCCGCTCGGGGTTGGGGAAGAACGCGTCGAGGCGGGTGCCGTCAGCGCTCGTCGCGTCCACCAGCTGCCAGTGGTAGGCCGAGAGGCGGGGGTCGGACGTGCCCTCGGTGGTCTCGTCGGGCGTGGTGCTGGAGGTCTCGCCGCGCTTGCAGCCGGGGGCAGCGAGCATGAGGAGCATGAGGAAGAGGAGGGAGATGCGTTTCATGGGGGTCTATCGAAGGGGGGAGGGCGCGAGCGGGTCGCGCGGTGCGACGACAGACGCTGGGCCTGCGAGGATGATTCAGTGTGGAGGAGCGTCGCCGTCGCCGTCGCCGTCCACGCTCAGGACAACGACAACGACAACGACAACGACAACGACAACGAGGGGACGTGGACTCTAGGCTCGGGCGGCGATCTGCCGGGTGAGCACGTCGGCCATGGCCATGCAGGTGGCCTGCGGGTTCACGGCGGTGGGGCTCGGGAAGATGCTCGTGTCGCAGATGTAGACGCCTTCGACCCCGCGCACGGCGCCGCTCGGGTCCACGGGGCCTTCGCTCTCGGAGGCGCTCATGCGGCACGAACCGAAGGCGTGGTTGCCGGTCATCATCATGTGCTTGGCGCCCAGCTTCGAGCTCAGCAGGTGCTCGGTGTCGCGCTTGTTGCGCAGCTTGCTGGGGACGCCCGGCATGGTGCCGGTGGACACGTACTGGGCGCCCACGTCCAAGAAGCCGTCGGCGGCCATCTTCATGCCGCGGAACACGTTGCGGGCCTCGAAGTCCGGCACCTGGAACTTCATGTTGGGGCGCCCGTGGCGGTCGGCCTTCACGCTGCCGCTGCACTTCCCGCGGTAGACGATGGCGATGACGGCCATGTACTTGATCTCGGAGAGTTCGCGCAGGAACGCCTCGCCCATGCCGCCCCACTTGGCCAGCAAGAGGCCCGGCGGTGCCCACAGCGACTCGAACTTCATGCCGCGGATGTCTTCGCTGATGGCGCCCCAGCCCTGCGTGGCGCCGATCCACGGGTCCACGCGCTCCTCCATGCGCGCGATGACGCCGCCCGTGAGGTGCACGTTGAGCGTGGCGCCGATGCGGCCGCGCGGGTTGATGCCGCTGCGCTGCAGGATGACGGGCGTGTTCATGACGCCGGCGGCCAGCACGATGCGCGGCGCGCGCACGTGGAAGGTGCCCACGCTGCGCCGGCCACGCGGGTCCACCACGCGGCCCGTCACGCCCACGGCGCGGGTGCCTTCCATCTCGATGTTCTCCACGTGCGCGCAGGTGTAGACGCGCGCGCCGTCCTTCACGGCATAGGGGATGTAGCTGCGGTCCGTGGACTGCTTGGCCCCGCTCGCGCAGCCCACCAGGCAGTCGGCGCAGCCCTCGCAGTTGTGCACCGCGCGCGGCAGGGCCTTGCCCGGCTGCCCGGCGGCAGCCAGCGCCTTCTGCACCACTCGGTTGCGCGGGCCCATCACCGACATGGGCGTGGGGGCCGTGCGCGTGC
Encoded proteins:
- a CDS encoding GMC family oxidoreductase; translated protein: MIHHLKDLTGGFDDHADVIVVGSGAGGAVAARNFAAAGLRTVVLEAGPQIAPEDMTRDGPGFMSQYMWDGGLRIIQAKSPVPIMQGRCLGGSTVMNSAIMLKIPDWVRQDWSRSNGLHWLEGPELDAAFERIFEGTRTAPTPMSVMGPRNRVVQKALAAAGQPGKALPRAVHNCEGCADCLVGCASGAKQSTDRSYIPYAVKDGARVYTCAHVENIEMEGTRAVGVTGRVVDPRGRRSVGTFHVRAPRIVLAAGVMNTPVILQRSGINPRGRIGATLNVHLTGGVIARMEERVDPWIGATQGWGAISEDIRGMKFESLWAPPGLLLAKWGGMGEAFLRELSEIKYMAVIAIVYRGKCSGSVKADRHGRPNMKFQVPDFEARNVFRGMKMAADGFLDVGAQYVSTGTMPGVPSKLRNKRDTEHLLSSKLGAKHMMMTGNHAFGSCRMSASESEGPVDPSGAVRGVEGVYICDTSIFPSPTAVNPQATCMAMADVLTRQIAARA
- a CDS encoding amidohydrolase — protein: MFLGVVWVGCASPLQPADLVLTGGTIHTVAEAMPRATTVAIRDGEIVYVGDADGVERFVGPETETVDLGGRLVLPGFIDTHAHPVQAAGLAYALRVSSSVSPADVVLQVEAYAARYPDRAFVLGFGFDETAFGPDGPRREMLDSVVSDRPVILIDQGGHSAWVNSAALAEFGIDASTPDPIPGRHYYQRDPDGTPTGWLVESQAYMPHLAALGAFDATAAARPNNLVYGLFSSVGITTVYDAGMSSFEAEALEALADMDRRGLLPFRVVASHQIQHPDQVASAIERFAELRSTFDGDLLHMGMIKIHNDGTTEARTAAYLEPYTDVPSSSGAVLLDPSVLNPFVVAIDRAGIDVHIHAIGDRAVREALDAIALARAENPDADTRHTLAHVEQITDADVPRFAALDVTAQTTPYWYSSDYAGQELVIGPERMMRLYRLQELIESGARVTYGSDFPATGEELLSMSPLWNIEAGATRQAIGDPSAPILGGVGARTSVEDMVRGYTLDAAHQLHMEDQVGSLEVGKRADLVVLAGNIFELPLHEIHQTGVDATMVDGEVVSGSLP
- a CDS encoding META and DUF4377 domain-containing protein, encoding MKRISLLFLMLLMLAAPGCKRGETSSTTPDETTEGTSDPRLSAYHWQLVDATSADGTRLDAFFPNPERPVTLDFTDGRVSVSNACNRMGGSFSVADGAFSVGGLMQTEMACEEPLMRAESAIAGVLGGGGTLQLEADDVLVLTTPEGDTLRFRGEPTADTRFGTAGERVFFEVAPQRVACHHAMMPDYQCLHIREVRYDDNGLQVEHGEWEFLYQDIEGYTHEPGTRNVVRVLRYRVANPPADGSSVAYVLDMVVESELVEN